Proteins from a single region of Butyrivibrio fibrisolvens:
- a CDS encoding DUF3089 domain-containing protein, producing MKKRISVVLMIMILGMCLSSAFGIKSLAVNVLPFTSSLDYSLSDNWLYDGAYPENAVDVFIVAPSVDTLSQYNSEMTAGYKKVFRNAMNQQQSIYANTCRIYAPYYRQASLNAYSMEDGQAKDQIFANAYMDVSAAFKYYLEHKNNGRPLILAGFSQGADMCYRILKEYYGGDGAQAVALRENLIAVYAIGWCMTEDMITQYPQIVPAKGETDTGVVVSYECEAGGVTDSMIIPAGTKVYSINPLNWRTDSEVADKSLNLGTVTQDSKTGAITSIEVGKYGAYIDPDRGSLIVTDIDTANYPPVLDIFPEGSLHLYDNFLFYVNLQQNVQKRTESFLNSRALDDAA from the coding sequence ATGAAGAAAAGAATATCCGTAGTACTTATGATCATGATACTTGGAATGTGCTTATCATCAGCTTTTGGTATTAAATCCCTTGCAGTTAACGTGCTGCCATTTACAAGCTCTTTAGACTATTCCCTTTCAGATAACTGGCTCTATGACGGAGCATATCCTGAGAATGCAGTTGACGTATTCATCGTGGCTCCATCTGTAGATACCCTCAGTCAGTACAATTCCGAGATGACAGCCGGATATAAAAAAGTATTCAGAAATGCCATGAATCAGCAGCAGTCAATATATGCAAACACCTGCAGAATCTATGCTCCTTATTACAGGCAGGCATCCTTAAATGCATATTCCATGGAAGATGGCCAGGCTAAAGACCAGATCTTTGCTAATGCCTATATGGATGTATCTGCAGCATTTAAGTATTACCTTGAGCACAAGAATAACGGACGCCCCCTTATACTTGCAGGCTTCTCTCAAGGCGCTGATATGTGCTACAGAATACTAAAAGAATACTACGGCGGCGACGGCGCGCAGGCAGTAGCACTTAGAGAAAACCTAATAGCAGTTTACGCTATCGGCTGGTGCATGACAGAAGACATGATCACCCAGTACCCTCAGATAGTCCCTGCTAAAGGCGAAACAGATACAGGCGTAGTAGTAAGCTATGAGTGCGAAGCAGGCGGCGTAACCGATTCTATGATCATCCCCGCCGGCACAAAAGTATATTCCATCAACCCCCTCAACTGGAGAACTGACAGTGAAGTGGCTGATAAGTCTTTAAACCTTGGAACAGTAACCCAGGACAGCAAAACCGGCGCCATAACATCTATAGAAGTAGGAAAGTACGGTGCCTACATCGACCCCGACAGAGGTTCACTCATAGTCACAGACATAGATACAGCTAATTACCCGCCTGTACTTGACATCTTCCCCGAAGGAAGCCTCCACCTGTACGACAATTTCCTTTTCTACGTAAACCTACAACAGAACGTTCAGAAACGAACAGAGAGCTTCTTAAACAGCAGAGCATTAGATGATGCAGCGTAA
- a CDS encoding AraC family transcriptional regulator, whose amino-acid sequence MDEQEKRFYDYFDIDESLKDVSNAQIEQNYLLEREYMDAIKAGDLDEVLKVKKNLESRVAKLRPRNLSLDELRCAFAVNRALSRIAAYEAGIPAPIIHRITTRESIAIGQAKSSKQMEKACAQMLEEFCDIIKDINENKYSALVQSITYTIKQHFYEDISIAGIAKMMDVSESYMIAAFKKETGTTPAMFLRDTRLKEAEKILASSDEQIQTISGKVGIPDANYFVKIFKSKNGMTPKEYRKKYKV is encoded by the coding sequence ATGGATGAACAGGAAAAAAGATTTTACGACTATTTTGATATTGATGAATCCCTCAAGGATGTAAGCAATGCTCAGATAGAGCAAAACTACCTTCTTGAACGAGAGTACATGGATGCTATTAAAGCAGGTGATCTAGACGAAGTACTTAAGGTCAAAAAGAACCTTGAAAGCCGCGTGGCAAAGCTTCGTCCAAGAAATCTGTCTTTGGATGAGCTTAGATGCGCATTCGCCGTTAACAGGGCACTTAGCAGAATAGCAGCATACGAAGCCGGTATCCCTGCTCCTATCATCCACAGGATCACGACAAGAGAATCTATAGCCATAGGCCAGGCCAAATCCTCCAAACAGATGGAAAAAGCCTGCGCCCAGATGCTCGAAGAGTTTTGTGACATCATAAAAGACATCAATGAAAATAAATATAGCGCCCTTGTACAAAGCATTACATATACGATAAAGCAGCATTTTTATGAAGATATCAGTATTGCCGGAATTGCAAAAATGATGGATGTCTCTGAAAGCTATATGATAGCGGCTTTTAAAAAAGAAACAGGTACCACACCGGCTATGTTCCTTCGTGATACCAGATTGAAAGAAGCGGAAAAGATCCTTGCTTCATCAGATGAGCAGATACAGACAATATCAGGGAAGGTTGGAATTCCCGATGCCAACTATTTTGTAAAGATTTTCAAGTCTAAAAACGGTATGACACCCAAAGAATATCGTAAAAAATATAAAGTCTGA
- a CDS encoding glycoside hydrolase family 2: MRKVIDWNRDWLFVKGSWQNTDVSSPIDEQVKADGTGFTCEKVNLPHTWYTDEDYYQGEAVYQKKFEYMKSKDTRTYIKFYGVDKVCRIYLNGTEIGGHEGGYNIFALELTDALITGTNLLTVLVSTDKKLHVSPISGDFAVFGGIHRKVELVETGVDCFDTAYYGCDGVIVQTRVSEDGKGEVWGRTEISLTDENKKYKVRYSLTNNGKESLSNDHNSDTQLFSKTYSIEELNRSFSNANEISNLAEHKFTLKKVLELDSPIFWNGLDDAHLYTMTVSLLADGEEVDSVTKEVGFRRIAMDADKGFFLNGEHVKLHGVAKHQDSCGVFSAATMDNWKEDMGLIHEIGANAVRFSHYPHPQEVYSLCDSMGFVVWAEIPMLKLPEDDELFENAKVQLKEMILQNMHHPSICFWGIQNEIAIYGEFPYMAEKMHVLNDLVHELDGTRFSTCANLNVVHSDSTLNQVTDTTAYNIYYGWYYGEFADHGKFLDEFHKVNPAMPLGISEYGADTNTVYHSDDPKVNDYSEEFQALYHETVYPMMAQRDFVWGSFVWNMFDFTSPVRGAANIKKRNIKGLVTFDRKTRKDSFYYYKAMWSKDPFVSIAGKRYVNRAYEAMTVKVYSNQESVTLEAAGKEYIERTVNGSAVFKDIPLTMGKNKIVARAGEVSDHTIFNRVEEPDKSYVYVDQNPGLNVRNWFLDEESEAQLFPEGYLSIRSTINDLLASKEATAVIDKRMPDVGKELRDMVGTFTLEKFFFYAKPDYTEEEMKALNAELTKIKA; the protein is encoded by the coding sequence ATGAGAAAGGTTATAGATTGGAATAGAGACTGGTTATTTGTAAAGGGTTCATGGCAGAATACCGATGTATCGAGCCCTATCGATGAACAGGTAAAGGCAGATGGAACAGGCTTTACCTGTGAAAAAGTGAATCTTCCACACACCTGGTACACAGATGAAGATTATTATCAGGGAGAGGCAGTATACCAGAAGAAGTTTGAATATATGAAAAGTAAAGATACAAGAACCTATATTAAATTTTATGGTGTTGATAAGGTTTGCAGGATCTATCTTAATGGCACTGAAATCGGTGGTCATGAGGGCGGTTACAATATTTTTGCACTTGAACTTACGGATGCCCTGATCACAGGAACCAATCTCCTTACAGTTCTCGTAAGTACAGATAAGAAACTCCATGTTTCTCCAATATCCGGAGATTTCGCTGTATTTGGTGGAATCCATAGAAAAGTTGAACTTGTAGAAACAGGTGTGGACTGCTTTGACACAGCATACTATGGCTGCGATGGAGTTATTGTACAAACAAGAGTTTCTGAGGATGGAAAAGGCGAAGTCTGGGGCAGGACAGAAATCTCTTTGACTGATGAAAATAAAAAATATAAAGTCAGATATTCATTAACTAATAATGGGAAAGAATCGCTATCTAATGATCATAATAGTGACACACAACTGTTCTCCAAGACATATAGTATTGAAGAGTTAAACAGATCTTTTTCTAACGCCAATGAGATCAGTAATCTTGCAGAACATAAATTTACCCTTAAAAAAGTCCTTGAGCTGGATTCCCCCATTTTCTGGAACGGCCTTGATGATGCCCACTTATATACCATGACAGTATCTCTTTTGGCAGATGGAGAAGAGGTTGACTCTGTAACAAAAGAAGTCGGATTCAGGCGTATAGCTATGGATGCAGACAAAGGTTTTTTCCTAAATGGAGAGCATGTTAAACTTCATGGTGTAGCCAAGCATCAGGACAGTTGCGGAGTATTCTCGGCTGCCACAATGGATAACTGGAAAGAGGATATGGGGCTTATTCATGAAATCGGAGCTAATGCAGTCCGCTTTTCTCACTATCCTCATCCGCAGGAGGTGTACAGCCTTTGTGATAGCATGGGATTTGTAGTCTGGGCTGAGATTCCGATGTTAAAGCTTCCGGAGGACGATGAACTGTTTGAAAATGCCAAGGTTCAACTAAAAGAAATGATCCTTCAGAACATGCACCATCCATCCATATGTTTTTGGGGAATCCAGAATGAGATCGCAATCTACGGCGAGTTCCCATATATGGCAGAGAAGATGCACGTGCTTAATGACCTTGTCCACGAGCTTGATGGCACCAGATTTTCCACCTGCGCCAATCTGAACGTGGTTCACTCAGACAGCACGCTTAATCAGGTTACAGATACAACCGCTTACAACATCTATTACGGCTGGTATTACGGCGAATTTGCTGATCATGGCAAGTTCCTTGACGAGTTTCACAAGGTTAACCCTGCGATGCCGCTTGGAATCTCAGAATACGGCGCAGATACCAATACTGTATACCATAGCGACGATCCTAAGGTTAACGACTATTCCGAGGAGTTTCAGGCCCTCTACCACGAGACCGTGTATCCGATGATGGCTCAGCGCGACTTTGTCTGGGGAAGCTTTGTATGGAACATGTTCGATTTTACAAGCCCTGTAAGAGGCGCTGCAAACATTAAGAAAAGAAATATCAAAGGCCTTGTTACCTTTGACCGTAAGACAAGAAAAGACAGCTTTTACTATTACAAAGCCATGTGGTCCAAGGACCCCTTCGTGAGCATTGCAGGTAAAAGATATGTTAACCGCGCTTATGAAGCCATGACAGTCAAGGTTTATTCTAACCAGGAGAGTGTTACACTGGAAGCTGCCGGAAAAGAATATATAGAACGCACTGTAAACGGAAGTGCCGTATTTAAAGATATTCCACTTACAATGGGTAAAAATAAGATCGTTGCAAGAGCAGGAGAAGTCAGCGACCATACCATTTTTAACAGAGTAGAAGAGCCTGATAAGTCTTACGTATATGTTGATCAGAATCCGGGACTTAATGTTCGCAACTGGTTCCTTGACGAAGAAAGTGAAGCCCAGCTTTTCCCTGAAGGATATCTTTCTATCAGAAGCACAATAAACGACCTTCTTGCTTCGAAGGAAGCGACAGCCGTTATAGACAAGAGAATGCCTGATGTGGGAAAAGAATTAAGAGACATGGTCGGGACATTTACTCTGGAGAAGTTTTTCTTCTACGCAAAGCCTGATTACACTGAAGAAGAGATGAAAGCTCTTAACGCAGAACTGACTAAGATAAAGGCTTAA
- the gdhA gene encoding NADP-specific glutamate dehydrogenase: MSYVDEIYDRVVAQNPAQPEFHQAVKEVLESLRVVIEANEEEYRKEALLERLTTPERQILFRVPWVDDKGQVQVNNGFRVQFNSAIGPYKGGLRFHPSVNLGIIKFLGFEQVFKNSLTSLPIGGGKGGSDFDPKGKSDREVMAFCQSFMTELYRHIGADTDVPAGDIGVGGREIGYLYGQYKRIRDVYEGVLTGKGLTYGGSLARTEATGYGLVYITDELLKDHGTSFEGKTVAVSGAGNVAIYAIQKAQSLGAKVVTCSDSTGWIYDPEGIDVELLKEVKEVKRARLTEYAAQRSSAEYHEKKNGEHGVWTVKCDVALPCATQNELDLEDAKALVANGVYAVCEGANMPTTLDATKYLQDNGVLFICGKASNAGGVATSALEMSQNSERLSWSFEEVDNKLHDIMKNIYKSISEAAKQYGKEGDYVTGANIAGFLKVAEAMKAQGIV; this comes from the coding sequence CATACGTAGACGAGATTTACGACAGAGTCGTAGCACAGAATCCGGCACAGCCTGAATTTCACCAGGCAGTTAAAGAGGTACTTGAATCTCTTAGAGTAGTTATCGAAGCTAATGAGGAAGAGTATCGTAAGGAAGCTCTCCTTGAGAGACTTACAACTCCTGAGAGACAGATTCTTTTCAGAGTACCGTGGGTAGATGATAAGGGTCAGGTACAGGTTAACAACGGTTTCCGTGTACAGTTCAACTCAGCAATCGGACCTTACAAGGGAGGACTTCGTTTCCATCCTTCAGTAAATCTTGGTATCATTAAGTTCCTTGGTTTCGAGCAGGTATTCAAGAACTCACTTACAAGCCTTCCTATCGGCGGTGGTAAGGGTGGTTCAGACTTCGATCCTAAGGGTAAGTCTGATAGAGAAGTTATGGCATTCTGCCAGAGCTTCATGACAGAGCTTTACAGACACATCGGAGCTGACACAGACGTTCCTGCCGGTGATATCGGTGTAGGCGGACGTGAGATCGGTTATCTCTATGGTCAGTACAAGAGAATCAGAGACGTATACGAAGGCGTTCTTACAGGTAAGGGTCTTACATACGGCGGATCACTTGCTCGTACAGAGGCTACAGGTTATGGTCTTGTTTACATTACAGATGAGCTTCTTAAAGATCATGGCACAAGCTTCGAAGGCAAGACAGTTGCAGTATCAGGTGCTGGTAACGTTGCTATCTATGCTATCCAGAAGGCTCAGAGCCTTGGTGCTAAGGTTGTTACATGTTCAGATTCTACAGGTTGGATCTATGATCCTGAAGGAATCGATGTTGAGCTCCTTAAAGAGGTTAAGGAAGTAAAGAGAGCACGTCTTACAGAGTATGCTGCACAGCGTTCTTCTGCTGAGTATCATGAGAAGAAGAATGGCGAGCACGGCGTATGGACAGTTAAGTGTGATGTAGCTCTTCCTTGCGCTACTCAGAACGAGCTTGATCTTGAGGATGCTAAGGCACTTGTTGCTAACGGTGTATATGCTGTATGTGAAGGTGCTAACATGCCTACAACTCTTGATGCTACTAAGTATCTTCAGGATAACGGTGTACTCTTCATCTGTGGTAAGGCTTCAAATGCAGGTGGTGTTGCAACATCAGCTCTCGAGATGAGCCAGAACTCAGAGAGACTTTCATGGTCCTTCGAAGAAGTTGACAACAAGCTTCACGATATCATGAAGAATATCTACAAGAGCATTTCTGAGGCAGCTAAGCAGTATGGTAAGGAAGGCGACTATGTAACAGGCGCTAACATCGCAGGTTTCCTTAAGGTTGCTGAAGCTATGAAGGCTCAGGGTATTGTTTAA